Part of the Methanolobus chelungpuianus genome is shown below.
AAAGATTGTGCCCTACATAAGCACCTCATCCAGCAGGAACGGAGGATAGAACACGCCCTTCTCCGTAATGATGCCGCTGATATTCTCCATGGGTGTCGCGTCAAATGCAGGATTGTACACCTTCACATCCATGGGCGCGGTCTGCACACCCCTGCAGAACCTGAGCTCGTCCTCATCCCGCAGCTCGATGGTCACTGTCTCTTCCCAGCCCTCAAAGTCAAATGTAGAGACCGGTGCTGCAATGTAGAAAGGTATCTCGTGCTCTTTTGCAAGCACGGACAATGTGTATGTCCCTATCTTGTTGAAGACTGCATCTCCTGTGATCCTGTCAGCTCCTACTATTATCTTGTCCACCATTCCTTTTCTCATCACATGGCCGGCCATGGAGTCAGTGATAAGGGTCACAGGTATCTTGTCCTGCATGAGTTCCCATGCCGTTATCCGGCTTCCCTGGTTCAGGGGGCGGGTCTCACATGCTATGACGTTGATCCTCTTCCCGGACCCGACTGCCGAGCGCACTACCCCAAGGGCAGTTCCCCAGTCCACGCAGGCCATCCTCCCGGCATTGCAGTAGGTCATGACCGTATCGCCGTCCTTCAGCAGTTTTGCTCCGTGTTTGCCTATCATTTTATTTGTGGCCACGTCCTCGTCTGCTATTCTCCTGGCCTCGGACAGGACGATATCCCTGATGCCTTCCACATCGTATGCATCCGCTGTTGCATCAATCACCCTGTCGACTCCCCAGGCAAGGTTCACAGCTGTCGGGCGCGTGGCTTTGATGGTATTTGCCGCCACATTAAGGTCCCTCATCAGGTCATCCATATTGCCCGCGCTGCTCAGGCTTGCTGCAAGCGCTATCCCGAAAGCTCCTGCTGCACCAAGTGCCGGCGCCCCTCTTATGCGCAGGGATCTGATGGCTTCGCAGAGGGAGCTAAGGGTATTGCATTCGATGACCTTATATTCCACAGGAAGGAGGGTCTGGTCTATCATTACGATAGAATCTGATGCATCGTTCCAGTCTATTGTCCTCATGATATCTACCGGATAAAGGACCTATATGGGATAAAAATGTAAAGGTTTACCGTTATCTGTGCATCAGACTGCCTCAGCTTCATCAGGGATCTTTCTGAGCTTTGTTTCTCCCATCAGCTCTGCCAGCCAGTGTGTCTCCTCGAAGCTCCCCAGGATTGTCCTTACAACCATCGTAAGCGGAGTGCTCAGGAGTGCTCCCGCAGGTCCCAGCACGTATCCCCAATAGACCAGGGACAGGAACACAACGGATGGCGACAGTTCCAGGCCCTTGCCTGCAAGCGAGGGAAACAACACATTTTCCGAGAGGGCATTGATTATCAATATGGCTGCAATGATAGCCAGTGCTCCCAGCGGGCCGTACTGCAGCAGCGCAAGGATGGCGGGAGGGATGACGGCAAGCAGGAGTCCGATGTATGGTATATAGCCCAGCACGAATGCCAGAAAGCCCCACAGGATGGCAAAATCAACACCGGCTATCAGCAGGATGACCGCTGTCCCGATCCCCATCACAAGGTTCGTCTCGGTGCGTATCACCATGTAATCCACCACCTGCCGCCCAAGGTTCTTGATGTTGGCCGCAAGGACAAAGTGTTCTTCCACTTCCCTCTGGACCTTCTTTGAGACTCCCACGGCATCGATCAGCAGGAATGCCGTTGTGATGATTATAAGGCCCACGGTTGTGGCTGCATTCACGGTTCCTGTAAGTATTGATGCCAGAGAGCCCAGCAGGAACAGTGCAATATCGCGGGCAATGGTCCCAAGGGAGATATTCTCCACGGAGGGCAGGTATATACTGAGGCTGTTGAGGGTCTCTATCAGCCGGCTCTGGTAGGTGGGGATGAGCTGATTGAACTGCAATATGGCACTGACGACAAGCAGGCCGATAGCTATGACCATGAGCAGGAAAAGCAGGATTACAAGTGCGACACTGACCACGGGATGTATCCCTTTTTTCTGGAGCTTGTGGATCAAAGGGGCAAGTATGAGTGTTGCGAACAGTGAGAACAGTATTGGTATCAGAATTGATGCAAGTTCGCTGATGCCTATTGTCAGGAGCACTGCAGCAGTAACGGTGAACAAGAGCCTTGCCGGCATCGTGAATGTACCTGTGCTTATATCTCTCATGATTAATGACCTGTGGACCTTTTACTTAAGGCTATATATATTGCAATCATGCCTTCCACGAGGAGCAGGCCGGCTATGACCCATAAAAACATCCGGGCACCTGCAATTATATTCGTGGCCAGGGCCGCGCCTATGATAATACTGATAATGCCGAAAGCCCCAATCCCCCATCCTTCGCCGGTGACCCCGGCCAGCAGTGATGTGATGCCTGTGGCCATTCCCATAATACCAAGTACGAATACAAGGGTCCCGGGCAATATCAGGGCACTCTGTAACGGATGCTGCAGCACAAGGATACCCGCAAGTACTCCGATGATGCCGCTGAGCAGTTTCCAAATTCGGCGCTTTCTGTCGATAAAGACGTTGAGTATCAGGAACAATCCCTGGATCAGCCACCAGAGCCCTAGAAGCAGTGCGATCACAGTCAAAGTAACTCCGGTCCATGTGATGAGCAGGATCCCGAAAATAAGGGAGCTCATGCCTCCCAAAAGCAGGGCCCGGTCATTTATACTGTATTCATAGATCGTAGTTGCCATTCCACTCCCTCATTTGATATCCTTTCCCCGTATCTGGTACGCCAGCCACTTCTTAATCTCATTCCTCTTCAAGGACATACGCAATTTTCTCCTTTCAGTGGCAGCTTGTACTCCTGCCATTGTTTGTCATTATAAACTTATGTCTTTCAGTAGATAAAAAATACACTTATATAAAGCTTAGTAGCTATATTATTGCATTCCTTTTTCCTATGTTTATATATTCTAACATTAGATATTATCTTATATGCAAAAGTCCCTGCTTATCCATGACCCTGTGCACAAGACCATCATCCTTGACGAGTTCGAGCAGATGCTTGTCAATACAAGGCATGTGCAGAGGCTAAGGAACATACAGCAGCTGGGGCTTGTGGACACTGTCTATCCGGGTGCCAATCACACCCGTTTCGAGCACAGTATCGGCACTATGCATATGGCTTCTGTCATCGGCACCTCCCTGGGCCTGGAGCCCGATGAGATCCGCATGGTCAGGGCGGCGGGACTCCTGCATGACGTAGGTCACTCAGCCTTTTCTCATGTAGTGGAAGGGGTCTTGAAAAGGAATCCATCCCTGCAGCCTGACATCAATGGCAACAGGCTCGTCAAGCACGAGGCCTTCACAAGAGATATTATTTCCCGCAGCCTGCCGGAGGACACTTTCATTGCAAGATATGTGGAAAAGGAATTCGGTTCAGACCCGCATGAGTTCTTCGGGGAGATAGCGAAGATAGCCACAGGTGATACCTCCCTTAAGAAGCCGTATCTTGCGCAGGTTATAGCAGACGATGTGGATGCCGACCGTATAGACTTCATGCTGCGCGATTCCTACCATACAGGTGTTTCCTTCGGAATGATCGACGTGGACCAGATAGTGCGCAGCCTTGTTATAAGGAACGAAAACATCGTTCTGGGCAGTCCTGACGGCTCGGGCTATGGGGAGGACATGGCACTCACGGCGGCAGAGTCCCTGCTGATATCCAGGGCTCACCACTATACTGCCATTATCCACAATCCAAAGACCCAGGCATCCCGGGTCATGCTCCTGTACGCGCTTGAGGACGCCCTCGGGAGCTATGAGAAAAAAGCAGGTCTGGAAAAAGCCAGGGAGGAGGTCGTACTCTTTTTCAAGACCTATAATGACACTGACCTTCTGGACTTCATAAGGTCGCATGCATCAGAGAAGTCCCTCCATCTGCTTGCTGATATCCGCGACGGCAACATCTATGCACCTGTTGCAAGGCTCAGCCAGAAGACCATTCCTCCTTCCGTCAGGATGGCCCTGTCCACGATTGCGCGCCATGGGGTGGCTACGAAGAAACTGGAGAGCCTTCTTTCCCGGAAGCTCGGGGACGTGCTTGTGGACCTGAGCGTTGCCTCCGGTATTCCCAAGAGCATGCGTATCTCCCTGGGAAAAGAGGACGCTTTCTTCTATGATGAGTCGGCTCTTGCCAACGGCCTTGTGCGTGCGATTTCAAGGCAGCTTTCCCTCACGGCATTTGCCCATCCATCTGTTGTCACGGAGATGGACAACGAGGCAGTCTCCCTGAGGCTGCGGGAGGCGGTCGACGATCTTTCCCCAAAGCTCCTTCACTTCATACGCACGGAACAATATCTTCCGATAGAAGGTGTGATGCTGCTCTTTTATGGCGTGCACAGCCTTTTTGAAGACAAGGAGGATGGTTTTTTATCCATTCCGAGGCTGAGGCACATCACCTGGCTGTATCGTACCATAAGACAACTGCGTGGGTCTACAAGACTTAGGAACCTCTTTGACTATTCTTTCCATGAGAAGTACGGCTTCCCTTACAGCGACAGGCTCTTCGAGGATATACAGATACTCGTTGCCATGGGCATAGTGGACGAGGACCTGAGGTACTATGAGAAGGGTGGCAGGTTCCGGCAGAGTTATGAATATGTGCTGACATGGGATGGTGTCGAGTACGCAAGGATGCTTGCGGATGCCTACAGGCCGGAATTCGAGGAGATAAGGAATTACCTTGTAATGAACAAGCACTCCATCCCGCGTGACATTGTCACTATCCCGGCTAACAGGTACGTTACTAAAAAACGCTGAACAGGAGTTTAAAAATGTTATCAGGCGAACTGATTATGCTGAAGACCTCCCATCGGGGAAAGGTAAGGGAGTTCATTGTGAACGTTTCCGAAGACGGGTTTCATACGGATTTCGGGATAATCGACCTGTCACTGCTCCTGGAGAAGGAAGCTGGTGATACTGTGGTCTCGCACATGGGCCAGGAGTTCACAATACAGCGCCCGCGCATGCCTGATTTCTTCAATCATGCTAAGCGTTCGGGAGCACCCATGATGCCTAAGGACATAGGTCCCATAATAGCCTATACAGGCCTTAATACGAATGATACTGTGCTGGATGCAGGCACAGGTTCAGGCGTGCTTGCCATGTACCTTGGTTCCATTGCAAAACGCGTGCTCAGTTATGAGGTACGTGAGGATTTCGCGCAGCTCGCCCGGCAGAACATTCTCAGTGCAGGACTTGGTAATGTGGAGATACGCTGCGGGAACATTGTCGACGAGATAGTTACTCTTGAAGAGCGCTTTGATGTGGTCACCCTGGATACTCAGGATTCGAAGGATGTTATTCCCCATGTAAGAAGGGTGCTGAATCCAGGGGGTTTCCTTGTAACGTATTCTCCGTTCTTCGAGCAGACCAAGGACATCCGTCAGGCAATTGATGCCGCCGAGTTCTATGATGTCAGGACCATGGAGTTCTCGGAACGTGAGATCTCATTCTCTGACCGGGGCACCCGCCCGGCAACAGCAAGGGTCGGACATACCGGTTTCATAACAATAGCACGAAAATGAACCGGGATCTATCTCAGGCCTTCGTTAGTTATCCTGAAATCGCGTGACCTGCCTTCGGGGAGCGAGCGGTGCTTCCACAGCTTTGCCCGTCTTGTCCCCTCACCGGTCTTTTCCAGCTGGATGATGGTCTTGGATATGTGTTCTATCCCGCTGCCTCCTATGGGTTTCAGGGTACCTGTGGCAACATCGCTGTAGACCTGGTTGGTTATCACGACCGCAAGTTTATACTTGCGTGCTATCCCGTGCAGGAAACCTATCTGGTTAGAGAGCTCCCTTCTTGACCTGATGCTCGAGTCGTCCTGATCAAGCTCGAAACGGTAGAACGCCGTGGCAGAATCCACAATGATAAGTCCTATCCTGTCAGAAATGAGCTTCTCTATTTCCTTTACTGCAGCATATTGTTCCTCAAAGCTGGTGGGTTCAAAGATTATTATCTCCCGGGCTATCTCCTTTGCATTCTCTCCGGCGATCTGCCTGAATCTCTGGGGTGAGATGGCTTCGGTATCTATATATATTACTTTCTTGCCGCTCTTCACGCATTCAACAGCGAGCTGCATACACAGATTTGTCTTGCCGCTGCCGGCCTCTCCGAATACCTGGGTAACGATGCCGGTCTCAAAGCCTCCCTCCAGGAGCTCATCGATGGACTGGCTTCCGGTCGATAGATGTCTGGTTATCTTTTACACCTCTTGCCTGAAATACCTATAATAGAACTCCTGATATACATCTTTTGGCAAAGTGTCTGTATTCAGATGTGTATCCATCTCAGATTAATTATTATTACCATTACTGATATATATTGTCTGCAATATATTATCTGTTCAAGCATTATAACCGTCATTTCTGTTACCAGAGAGAGTCTGAAAAAGCATTATTAAGCTGGAAGTCATTTTATAATTTACCTCACGGTGAAAAGGACAAGTCAAAATACAATGCCAGCAGAATGTTATTTTTTTCAGTTGGCATTGTAGTTCCTCTCCACTGGAGATTAATATAATAATTCGTTTATATGCTCGAAGGGACGCGAGAGAATGGCTGATGTAACTATATATACAACAAAAACATGCCCAAAATGTGAACAGTTGAAAAAGGTGCTGCAATCAAAAGGTATTCCTTTCAGGACTGCAGACATGTCAACTCCTGAAGCACTCACTGAACTGAAGTTCAATGGTGTATTCACAATGACCGCACCGGTACTCCAGATCAACGATGAATTTTTAACCCATAAAGACCTCTTCAAGGGTCCTGATGTGAACCTGGAAGCCCTGAGCAGCCTGCTCTGAAGTTTATGGGTGCTGAGGTGGGAAGATGGAAGGATGCACTACTGTAACTAAGGCTGATGCCAGGGAAGATGATCACGAACAGGCCGATCTGGCCTGTGATGCTCAGGTTCAGTCCGGGGAAAAGAAAGGGACGCCGATAAACATGACACAGACAAGCAAGCCACTTGCTATTCAAAAAACGCTTGATGGTCACACCATATCCATTATGCCCAAGGTCCGCACCACAGCAGGGCACATGGTAGAGTGGGACCGCAATATCATAATTAACCAGTTAATAAAAGAGACAAAGCTCTCTGAACGCTTTCACGGGATGCCTGGCATGCAGAAGGAAGAAGCCCAGGACATTGCAAAAGAGGTGGAGCGCCGTATCAGGAGCCTTGAGCTCAAGTTCCTTTCCGGCCCCCTTATCAGAGAAGTTGTCAACATAGTGCTCCTTGAGAGAGGCCACACTGAATGGAGGAACATCTCCACCAGAGTAGGTACCCCTGTGTACGATGCCTGCGAGATAGACCTTGGCAGCGGTTTCGAAGCAAAGGACAACGCTAACTTGCAGGAGAATGCCGAGACCTCCCACAAGAAGAAGGCGGATAAGATCTCCAAGGAACAGTACCTTCTCCTCCTCCCGCCAAAGACTGCGGATCTGCATCTTAACGGTGACATCCATATCCACGACCTCGAGTACCTGGGTACCCGTGCGTTCTGTCAGGACTGGGATCTCAGGTACTTCTTCTACTACGGGCTCATGCCTGACGGCTCCGGTGCCAAGGCAAGTGTCGCTGGCCCGGCCATGAAGGCGGAAGTAGCAATGCTGCACGCTGTAAAGGCCCTCGGAAGCGCCCAGACCAACTTTGCAGGCGGTCAGGGATTTTACAATTTCCTTACCTTCATTGCTCCATACTTCGAAGGTAAGGGCTACCTTGAGATCAAGCAGCTCATGCAGATGTTCGTGTACGAGATGACCCAGATGATGGTCGCCCGCGGAGGGCAGGTCGTCTTCTCCTCTGTGCAGCTCTCCCCGGGAGTACCAAAGCTCTGGAAGGATAAGCCTGCGGTCTACAAGGGCAGGGTTCACGATGGCACCAATGGCACCGAGAAGCGCACATACGGAGAATTCGAGCGTGAGGTGCGCCTGGCGTTCAAGGCACTCATGGATGTCATGATCGAGGGTGACAACTGGGGCAAGCCCTTCAATTTCCCAAAACCCGAGATATCCATCGAGCCTGATTTCATGGAAGAGGACGGTTTCTTCAACAGGGCACACCCTGAGCTTCCGACCTACGAGCAGCTTTACGATATGACCTTCGAGCTGGCCGCCAAGTTCGGTACGCCTTACTTCGACAACCAGCTGCCGGAGTACAGGGGCGCAGGCGAGGGCATATCATGCTACCAGTGCTGTGCTTACCAGTTCTCGGCAAATGCTGATGCTGATGCCAGCTTTGAGGACAAGCTAATGTTCAAGGACGGGAAGCACTTCTCAATGGGTTCCTGGCAGGTCGTATCCCTTAACTGTCCCAGGGCTGCCTACAGGGCCAAGGGAAATGATGAGGCACTGTTCGCCGACCTCAAGAACCTCATGGACCAGAGCATCAAGCTGTTCAAGACAAAGCGCAGCTGGATGGAG
Proteins encoded:
- a CDS encoding tRNA (adenine-N1)-methyltransferase yields the protein MLSGELIMLKTSHRGKVREFIVNVSEDGFHTDFGIIDLSLLLEKEAGDTVVSHMGQEFTIQRPRMPDFFNHAKRSGAPMMPKDIGPIIAYTGLNTNDTVLDAGTGSGVLAMYLGSIAKRVLSYEVREDFAQLARQNILSAGLGNVEIRCGNIVDEIVTLEERFDVVTLDTQDSKDVIPHVRRVLNPGGFLVTYSPFFEQTKDIRQAIDAAEFYDVRTMEFSEREISFSDRGTRPATARVGHTGFITIARK
- the nrdD gene encoding anaerobic ribonucleoside-triphosphate reductase → MTQTSKPLAIQKTLDGHTISIMPKVRTTAGHMVEWDRNIIINQLIKETKLSERFHGMPGMQKEEAQDIAKEVERRIRSLELKFLSGPLIREVVNIVLLERGHTEWRNISTRVGTPVYDACEIDLGSGFEAKDNANLQENAETSHKKKADKISKEQYLLLLPPKTADLHLNGDIHIHDLEYLGTRAFCQDWDLRYFFYYGLMPDGSGAKASVAGPAMKAEVAMLHAVKALGSAQTNFAGGQGFYNFLTFIAPYFEGKGYLEIKQLMQMFVYEMTQMMVARGGQVVFSSVQLSPGVPKLWKDKPAVYKGRVHDGTNGTEKRTYGEFEREVRLAFKALMDVMIEGDNWGKPFNFPKPEISIEPDFMEEDGFFNRAHPELPTYEQLYDMTFELAAKFGTPYFDNQLPEYRGAGEGISCYQCCAYQFSANADADASFEDKLMFKDGKHFSMGSWQVVSLNCPRAAYRAKGNDEALFADLKNLMDQSIKLFKTKRSWMESIIENNRMPFATQRPKDPVTGEKGAIAVDIDALVYTIGVIGINEMVQYHVGSQIHESKEAFKFAIRAMTEMEMYGKELSQKHGMEIALARTPAETTCQRFAVSDMLHEEYKDAVLQVVKGDKEAALANIKRTHDLPVYYTNGTHVPPGANVSLIDRINIEHVFFPIVDGGNICHIWMGEGSPDAKGLREFAMNIAKNTQIGYFAFTKDMTVCLNDFHIMSGLKECCENCGSGDVEQLSRVTGYVQAVHGWNAAKRQELADRMRYSSSDMI
- a CDS encoding glutaredoxin family protein, producing MADVTIYTTKTCPKCEQLKKVLQSKGIPFRTADMSTPEALTELKFNGVFTMTAPVLQINDEFLTHKDLFKGPDVNLEALSSLL
- a CDS encoding AI-2E family transporter; translation: MRDISTGTFTMPARLLFTVTAAVLLTIGISELASILIPILFSLFATLILAPLIHKLQKKGIHPVVSVALVILLFLLMVIAIGLLVVSAILQFNQLIPTYQSRLIETLNSLSIYLPSVENISLGTIARDIALFLLGSLASILTGTVNAATTVGLIIITTAFLLIDAVGVSKKVQREVEEHFVLAANIKNLGRQVVDYMVIRTETNLVMGIGTAVILLIAGVDFAILWGFLAFVLGYIPYIGLLLAVIPPAILALLQYGPLGALAIIAAILIINALSENVLFPSLAGKGLELSPSVVFLSLVYWGYVLGPAGALLSTPLTMVVRTILGSFEETHWLAELMGETKLRKIPDEAEAV
- the radB gene encoding DNA repair and recombination protein RadB, with protein sequence MTRHLSTGSQSIDELLEGGFETGIVTQVFGEAGSGKTNLCMQLAVECVKSGKKVIYIDTEAISPQRFRQIAGENAKEIAREIIIFEPTSFEEQYAAVKEIEKLISDRIGLIIVDSATAFYRFELDQDDSSIRSRRELSNQIGFLHGIARKYKLAVVITNQVYSDVATGTLKPIGGSGIEHISKTIIQLEKTGEGTRRAKLWKHRSLPEGRSRDFRITNEGLR
- a CDS encoding HD domain-containing protein; translated protein: MQKSLLIHDPVHKTIILDEFEQMLVNTRHVQRLRNIQQLGLVDTVYPGANHTRFEHSIGTMHMASVIGTSLGLEPDEIRMVRAAGLLHDVGHSAFSHVVEGVLKRNPSLQPDINGNRLVKHEAFTRDIISRSLPEDTFIARYVEKEFGSDPHEFFGEIAKIATGDTSLKKPYLAQVIADDVDADRIDFMLRDSYHTGVSFGMIDVDQIVRSLVIRNENIVLGSPDGSGYGEDMALTAAESLLISRAHHYTAIIHNPKTQASRVMLLYALEDALGSYEKKAGLEKAREEVVLFFKTYNDTDLLDFIRSHASEKSLHLLADIRDGNIYAPVARLSQKTIPPSVRMALSTIARHGVATKKLESLLSRKLGDVLVDLSVASGIPKSMRISLGKEDAFFYDESALANGLVRAISRQLSLTAFAHPSVVTEMDNEAVSLRLREAVDDLSPKLLHFIRTEQYLPIEGVMLLFYGVHSLFEDKEDGFLSIPRLRHITWLYRTIRQLRGSTRLRNLFDYSFHEKYGFPYSDRLFEDIQILVAMGIVDEDLRYYEKGGRFRQSYEYVLTWDGVEYARMLADAYRPEFEEIRNYLVMNKHSIPRDIVTIPANRYVTKKR
- a CDS encoding S-methyl-5-thioribose-1-phosphate isomerase, with protein sequence MRTIDWNDASDSIVMIDQTLLPVEYKVIECNTLSSLCEAIRSLRIRGAPALGAAGAFGIALAASLSSAGNMDDLMRDLNVAANTIKATRPTAVNLAWGVDRVIDATADAYDVEGIRDIVLSEARRIADEDVATNKMIGKHGAKLLKDGDTVMTYCNAGRMACVDWGTALGVVRSAVGSGKRINVIACETRPLNQGSRITAWELMQDKIPVTLITDSMAGHVMRKGMVDKIIVGADRITGDAVFNKIGTYTLSVLAKEHEIPFYIAAPVSTFDFEGWEETVTIELRDEDELRFCRGVQTAPMDVKVYNPAFDATPMENISGIITEKGVFYPPFLLDEVLM
- a CDS encoding DUF308 domain-containing protein, with translation MATTIYEYSINDRALLLGGMSSLIFGILLITWTGVTLTVIALLLGLWWLIQGLFLILNVFIDRKRRIWKLLSGIIGVLAGILVLQHPLQSALILPGTLVFVLGIMGMATGITSLLAGVTGEGWGIGAFGIISIIIGAALATNIIAGARMFLWVIAGLLLVEGMIAIYIALSKRSTGH